Proteins from a genomic interval of Deltaproteobacteria bacterium:
- a CDS encoding aldo/keto reductase, with amino-acid sequence MPAPPPTPRPTPEHPAVLIALWLATLALSWTLVARRVGSSLVGIDPAGLSWGGVGVTAAVAVATAVLTYRALRRRLVARRLRRLPENERAAALERRQVLASGVAGTAAVVGAVAAGGLGVARAYVRWHGPVNEIFRAQVEKTAPRVLPAWRGARIRAYRKLGRTGAVVSDVALGTGAIRGENGEAIARDAIERGVTYFDTAPDYSGAGSEEAMGRAMRGHRDRMFVATKFCTPRGHLPAGSPVAAYMEAIEGSLRRLQTDHVDLVHVHACDEIDRLLDPNAHEAFDRLKAQGKVRFLGVSTHTPDLERVARAAMDSRRFDVMMLAYHHGIWGNLDAIIHEAAAQGIGIVAMKTLKGARHQNLTSFRDDATSYAQAAFRWVLSNPDVGCLVVSFARPEHVDEYLYASGGALDAHDLAVLERYDQRIAGTYCHPHCGVCLDACPERLAINDVLRHRMYFEDYGREKEGLRLYAALDRKADRCLACPAPCEPTCPVGIPIRARMLGADRLLRLV; translated from the coding sequence ATGCCCGCTCCGCCGCCGACGCCGCGGCCGACGCCGGAGCACCCGGCCGTGCTGATCGCACTCTGGCTTGCGACGCTCGCGCTCTCGTGGACGCTCGTCGCGCGTCGTGTCGGCAGTTCGCTGGTCGGAATCGATCCGGCCGGCCTCTCCTGGGGCGGCGTCGGAGTGACCGCGGCGGTAGCCGTGGCGACCGCCGTCCTCACCTACCGCGCGCTCCGCCGCCGCCTCGTCGCGCGCCGCCTGCGCCGACTCCCGGAGAACGAGCGGGCCGCGGCGCTCGAGCGTCGGCAGGTGCTCGCGAGCGGCGTCGCCGGCACCGCGGCGGTCGTGGGCGCGGTCGCGGCCGGCGGGCTCGGCGTCGCGCGCGCGTACGTCCGCTGGCACGGGCCGGTGAACGAGATCTTCCGCGCCCAGGTCGAGAAGACCGCCCCGCGTGTGCTGCCCGCCTGGCGCGGCGCGCGCATCCGCGCGTACCGCAAGCTCGGCCGTACGGGCGCGGTCGTTTCCGACGTGGCCCTCGGGACCGGCGCGATCCGCGGCGAGAACGGCGAGGCGATCGCGCGGGACGCGATCGAGCGCGGCGTCACCTATTTCGACACCGCCCCCGACTACTCGGGTGCCGGCTCGGAGGAGGCCATGGGGCGGGCGATGCGCGGCCACCGCGACCGCATGTTCGTCGCGACCAAGTTCTGCACGCCGCGCGGACACCTGCCGGCCGGGAGCCCGGTCGCGGCGTACATGGAAGCGATCGAAGGCAGCCTCCGCCGCCTGCAGACCGACCACGTCGACCTCGTGCACGTCCACGCCTGCGACGAGATCGACCGCCTCCTCGACCCGAACGCGCACGAGGCGTTCGACCGCCTGAAGGCGCAGGGCAAAGTGCGCTTCCTCGGCGTCTCCACGCACACTCCCGACCTCGAGCGGGTCGCGCGCGCTGCCATGGATTCGCGGCGCTTCGACGTCATGATGCTCGCCTACCATCACGGCATCTGGGGCAACCTCGACGCGATCATCCACGAGGCCGCCGCGCAGGGCATCGGGATCGTTGCGATGAAGACGCTGAAGGGCGCGCGCCACCAGAATCTGACCTCCTTTCGCGACGACGCGACCTCCTACGCGCAGGCGGCGTTCCGCTGGGTGCTCTCCAATCCCGACGTCGGCTGCCTGGTGGTCTCGTTCGCGAGGCCCGAGCATGTCGACGAGTACCTGTATGCGTCCGGCGGCGCGCTCGACGCCCACGACCTCGCGGTCCTCGAGCGCTACGACCAGCGGATCGCCGGCACGTACTGCCATCCCCACTGCGGCGTCTGCCTCGACGCCTGCCCGGAACGGCTCGCGATCAACGACGTGCTGCGCCACCGCATGTACTTCGAGGACTACGGCCGGGAGAAGGAAGGCTTGCGCCTCTACGCGGCCCTCGACCGCAAGGCCGACCGCTGCCTCGCCTGCCCCGCGCCCTGCGAGCCGACGTGCCCGGTCGGCATCCCGATCCGCGCCCGCATGCTCGGCGCCGACCGCCTGCTGCGCCTCGTCTAG
- the nhaR gene encoding transcriptional activator NhaR, translating into MEWLNYHHLLYFWLTVKTGGVTEASEELRLSQSTVSAQIRALERALDEKLFRRQGRRLVPTDTGQTVFRYADEIFALGREMVDTVKDRPTGRPLRLNVGVADVLPKLVAHRLLAPALELDVPVRLVCSEGKPATLLAELALHRLDVVLSDVPADPGVALKVFTHLLGECDVALVAAPALAAKHRRGFPRSLGGAPLLLPAPGSALRRGLDQWLEGHDLRPRVVGEFEDSALMQAFGREGVGIVPVPSVVERAVARQYGMRVIARLPDVRERFYAISAERRLKHPAVVAISSAAKRGLV; encoded by the coding sequence ATGGAATGGCTGAATTACCACCACCTGCTGTACTTCTGGCTGACGGTGAAGACGGGGGGCGTGACCGAGGCGAGCGAAGAGCTCCGGCTCTCGCAGTCGACGGTGAGCGCGCAGATCCGCGCGCTCGAGCGCGCGCTCGACGAGAAGCTCTTCCGCCGCCAGGGCCGGCGCCTCGTGCCGACCGACACGGGGCAGACCGTCTTCCGTTATGCCGACGAGATCTTCGCGCTCGGGCGCGAGATGGTGGACACGGTGAAGGACCGGCCCACCGGCCGGCCTCTCCGCCTCAACGTCGGCGTCGCCGACGTGCTCCCGAAGCTCGTCGCGCACCGGCTGCTCGCACCCGCTCTCGAGCTCGACGTGCCCGTCCGACTCGTGTGCAGCGAGGGCAAGCCGGCCACGCTGCTCGCCGAGCTCGCGCTCCATCGGCTCGACGTCGTGCTCTCCGACGTGCCCGCCGACCCCGGCGTCGCACTCAAGGTGTTCACCCACCTGCTCGGCGAGTGCGACGTCGCGCTGGTCGCGGCTCCGGCGCTCGCCGCGAAGCATCGACGCGGCTTCCCGCGCTCGCTCGGCGGCGCGCCGCTCTTGCTGCCGGCGCCCGGGTCGGCGCTCCGCCGCGGGCTCGACCAGTGGCTCGAGGGCCACGACCTGCGGCCGCGCGTCGTGGGCGAGTTCGAGGACTCGGCGCTCATGCAGGCGTTCGGCCGCGAGGGCGTCGGCATCGTGCCCGTCCCGAGCGTCGTGGAGCGCGCGGTCGCGCGTCAGTACGGGATGCGGGTGATCGCGCGTCTTCCCGACGTTCGCGAGCGCTTCTACGCGATCTCGGCGGAGCGACGTCTCAAGCACCCGGCGGTGGTGGCCATCTCGTCGGCCGCCAAGCGCGGCCTGGTCTGA
- a CDS encoding zinc metalloprotease HtpX: protein MTRWNNHLKTIVLLGALSALLVGIGNVVAPGHLGIFAVMALAMNLGAYYFSDRLVLRMHGAREVDPSQAPRLYGTVRELAARAALPMPRVYLIEDPQPNAFATGRDPAHGVVAVTTGILDVLSPRELRGVLAHELAHIKNRDILVSTIAACVTGAITYAAHAAGFLGMGSPEDGDGEHASPWAGVLMALVAPLAATMIQLGISRSREYLADETGAAISGDPLALANALARLEQAATAVPSMAAQPATASLFIVHPFAGGARAARLFSTHPPTADRIARLEAIAGRGLARG from the coding sequence ATGACCCGCTGGAACAACCATCTGAAGACGATCGTCCTCCTGGGCGCCCTCTCGGCCCTGCTGGTCGGGATCGGGAACGTGGTCGCTCCGGGACACCTCGGCATCTTCGCCGTGATGGCGCTCGCGATGAACCTCGGCGCCTACTACTTCTCCGACCGACTCGTGCTGCGCATGCACGGAGCCCGCGAGGTCGACCCCTCCCAGGCCCCGAGGCTCTACGGTACGGTGCGGGAGCTCGCGGCGCGCGCCGCGCTTCCGATGCCGCGCGTCTACCTGATCGAGGACCCGCAGCCGAACGCGTTCGCGACCGGCCGCGATCCGGCGCACGGCGTCGTCGCGGTGACGACCGGCATCCTCGACGTCCTGTCGCCGCGCGAGCTCCGCGGTGTGCTCGCGCACGAGCTCGCGCACATCAAGAACCGCGACATCCTGGTCTCGACCATCGCCGCCTGCGTCACCGGCGCGATCACCTACGCGGCGCACGCGGCCGGCTTCCTCGGCATGGGGAGTCCCGAGGACGGCGACGGCGAGCACGCGTCGCCCTGGGCGGGGGTCCTGATGGCGCTCGTGGCGCCGCTCGCCGCGACCATGATCCAGCTCGGTATCTCGCGCTCGCGCGAGTATCTCGCCGACGAGACCGGGGCGGCGATCTCCGGCGATCCGCTCGCGCTCGCGAACGCTCTCGCCCGCCTCGAGCAGGCCGCGACCGCGGTGCCGTCCATGGCGGCGCAGCCGGCGACGGCGAGCCTCTTCATCGTGCACCCGTTCGCCGGCGGCGCGCGGGCGGCCCGGCTCTTCTCGACCCACCCGCCGACGGCCGATCGCATCGCGCGTCTCGAGGCGATCGCCGGCCGCGGCCTCGCACGCGGCTGA
- a CDS encoding TerC family protein → MDVATIGTPALWIGFTTLVLALLALDLGVFHRDAHPVGFREALLWTAVWIGLAAAFNVWLAASFGAERGLEFLTGYLIEKALAVDNIFVFLLIFSAFAVPAAYVHRVLFWGILGALVMRALFIVVGAALLERFHWVMYLFGAFLVITGAKLLFQRESELHPERNPIYRLFARWIPSVASYQGPAFVVRHAGRLVATPLLLVLLCVETSDLVFAVDSIPAIFAVTKDPFIVYTSNVFAILGLRSMFFLLAGVMDRFHYLKVGLALVLAFVGTKMLLANLYAIPIGWSLATIFAILATAIAASWWRSRLRALTSRC, encoded by the coding sequence ATGGACGTCGCCACGATCGGCACGCCGGCGCTCTGGATCGGCTTCACGACCCTGGTGCTGGCGCTGCTGGCGCTCGACCTCGGCGTCTTCCATCGCGATGCCCATCCGGTCGGGTTCCGTGAGGCCCTCCTCTGGACCGCCGTGTGGATCGGGCTCGCGGCGGCGTTCAACGTCTGGCTCGCCGCGAGCTTCGGCGCCGAGCGCGGTCTCGAGTTCCTGACGGGCTACCTGATCGAAAAGGCGCTCGCCGTCGACAACATCTTCGTCTTTCTGCTGATCTTCTCCGCGTTCGCCGTCCCCGCCGCGTACGTCCATCGCGTGCTGTTCTGGGGCATCCTCGGCGCGCTCGTCATGCGCGCCCTCTTCATCGTCGTCGGAGCGGCGCTCCTCGAGCGGTTCCACTGGGTGATGTACCTCTTCGGCGCCTTCCTGGTGATCACCGGCGCGAAGCTCCTCTTCCAACGCGAGTCCGAGCTGCATCCGGAGCGCAACCCGATCTACCGGCTGTTCGCGCGCTGGATTCCGTCGGTGGCCTCGTACCAGGGGCCCGCATTCGTGGTGCGGCACGCCGGGAGGCTCGTTGCGACGCCCCTCCTCCTCGTGCTCCTCTGCGTCGAGACGAGCGACCTCGTCTTCGCCGTCGACTCGATCCCGGCGATCTTCGCCGTCACCAAGGATCCGTTCATCGTCTACACCTCCAACGTCTTCGCCATCCTCGGGCTGCGCTCGATGTTTTTCCTGCTCGCCGGGGTGATGGATCGCTTCCACTACTTGAAGGTCGGACTCGCGCTCGTGCTCGCCTTCGTCGGCACGAAGATGCTGCTGGCCAACCTCTACGCGATCCCGATCGGCTGGTCGCTCGCGACGATCTTCGCGATCCTCGCGACGGCAATCGCGGCGTCATGGTGGCGGAGCCGGCTGCGCGCGCTCACGAGTCGGTGCTGA
- a CDS encoding wax ester/triacylglycerol synthase family O-acyltransferase, with translation MHRSRADAMEFYERISVQDRSFLHFEDATTHMHLGGLLVFEAGPLTTPEGGIDIARIRSHIAGRLHLVPRYRQRLGWIPVFNQAVWVDDDHFHLGYHVRHAALPRPGDDAQLKALTARIMSQQLDRGKPLWELWVIEGLAQGRFALLMKTHHAIADGISAFDLFQALVSPTPDEAIAEPEPWTPRLAPSGVRLLVDGLAHQAATPITMAKRLFAIASDPAGVGASTRAGMRALLDLAGAVSPLPSTPLNRPISAHRRFDWLTLDLDAVKAVKTKLGGTINDVALASVSGGLHHFLKGRGTDVRTLVMRIVVPVSVRTEDERGQASNRASGWLIDLPIHETDPRRRLAHVSAETRKRKEARQELGPEVLGRAAEYAIPGIVGLGVRLLSRLHPYNLIVTNVPGPQFPLYLLGARLLTGFPQVPLFENQGLGIALFSYCGSLGFGFNADRDVVPDIDDFAAAVARSFAELARAARAR, from the coding sequence GTGCATAGATCGCGGGCCGACGCCATGGAGTTCTACGAGCGGATCTCCGTCCAGGACCGGTCCTTCCTCCACTTCGAGGACGCGACCACCCATATGCACCTCGGCGGCCTCCTCGTCTTCGAGGCGGGCCCGCTCACGACTCCCGAGGGCGGTATCGACATCGCGCGCATCCGCTCGCACATCGCGGGCCGCCTGCACCTCGTGCCGCGCTATCGGCAGCGGCTCGGCTGGATCCCGGTCTTCAACCAGGCGGTGTGGGTCGACGACGACCATTTCCACCTCGGCTACCACGTGCGCCACGCGGCCTTGCCGCGCCCGGGGGACGACGCGCAGCTGAAGGCGCTGACGGCGCGGATCATGTCGCAGCAGCTCGATCGCGGAAAGCCGCTCTGGGAGCTCTGGGTGATCGAGGGCCTGGCCCAGGGGCGCTTCGCCCTCCTCATGAAGACCCATCACGCGATCGCCGACGGCATCTCGGCGTTCGATCTCTTCCAAGCGCTCGTGAGCCCGACGCCGGACGAGGCGATCGCCGAGCCCGAGCCGTGGACGCCGCGGCTCGCGCCGAGCGGCGTCCGCCTCCTCGTCGACGGCCTGGCGCACCAGGCGGCGACCCCGATCACGATGGCAAAACGCCTCTTCGCGATCGCCAGCGATCCGGCCGGCGTCGGCGCCTCGACGCGCGCCGGCATGCGGGCCCTTCTCGATCTCGCCGGCGCCGTGAGCCCGCTGCCGTCGACGCCACTCAATCGTCCGATCAGCGCGCACCGGCGCTTCGACTGGCTGACGCTCGACCTCGACGCCGTGAAGGCCGTGAAGACGAAGCTCGGCGGCACGATCAACGACGTCGCCCTCGCGAGCGTGAGCGGCGGCCTGCACCACTTCCTGAAAGGGCGCGGCACCGACGTACGGACGCTCGTCATGCGCATCGTCGTCCCGGTGAGCGTCCGCACCGAAGACGAGCGCGGCCAGGCGAGCAACCGCGCATCCGGCTGGCTGATCGATCTGCCGATCCACGAGACCGATCCCCGCCGACGCCTGGCGCACGTCTCGGCGGAGACGCGCAAGCGCAAGGAGGCGCGTCAGGAGCTCGGACCCGAGGTGCTCGGGCGCGCGGCCGAGTATGCCATTCCCGGCATCGTCGGGCTCGGCGTCCGCCTGCTCTCGCGCCTCCACCCCTACAACCTGATCGTCACCAACGTCCCCGGGCCGCAGTTCCCGCTCTACCTGCTCGGAGCCCGTCTCCTCACGGGCTTCCCGCAGGTGCCGCTCTTCGAGAACCAAGGGCTCGGCATCGCGCTCTTCAGCTACTGCGGCTCGCTCGGCTTCGGCTTCAATGCCGATCGCGACGTCGTGCCGGACATCGACGACTTCGCGGCGGCGGTGGCGCGGAGCTTCGCCGAGCTGGCGCGCGCCGCGCGCGCGCGCTGA
- a CDS encoding sulfotransferase domain-containing protein yields the protein MELPVRTRTYVTPIFDSTRWDRFRLRPGDIVVCTPVKSGTTWTQMLCALLVHQSPTFPQPLNRLSRWLERNREPVEEILASYEAQPHRRIVKTHTPIDGLPYDPTVAYVFCGRDPRDAFFSMCDQIANGSEETQKDARRRAGLPEDFEFPDEPSRLFALWLTTPYADGLEDGFPMGSVLSQTAGYWRFRHVPNLLFLHYADLSTNLDAELRRLAAFLGVPVDERVWPSLLAAASFSAMRERADEIAPGAHFAEWRSNRDFFRSARRGSWRDQLSSENQALYEEIAATRLGARLKAWLEGGRAAAGDPRAA from the coding sequence ATGGAGCTTCCGGTCCGGACGCGGACGTACGTCACCCCCATCTTCGACAGCACGCGGTGGGACCGCTTCCGCTTGCGACCCGGCGACATCGTCGTCTGCACGCCGGTCAAGAGCGGCACCACCTGGACGCAGATGCTCTGTGCGCTCCTCGTGCACCAGTCGCCGACCTTCCCACAGCCGCTGAACCGGTTGTCGCGGTGGCTCGAGCGCAATCGCGAGCCTGTCGAGGAGATACTCGCGTCGTACGAGGCGCAGCCCCATCGCCGCATCGTCAAGACCCACACGCCCATCGACGGCCTGCCGTACGATCCGACGGTTGCGTACGTGTTCTGCGGCCGCGATCCTCGCGACGCGTTCTTCTCGATGTGCGACCAGATCGCGAACGGCTCGGAGGAGACGCAGAAGGACGCGCGGCGGCGCGCCGGCCTGCCCGAGGACTTCGAGTTCCCCGACGAGCCGAGCCGGCTTTTCGCGCTCTGGCTCACGACGCCGTACGCCGACGGGCTGGAGGACGGCTTCCCGATGGGCTCGGTGCTGAGTCAGACGGCGGGCTACTGGCGCTTCCGGCACGTCCCCAACCTGCTCTTCCTGCACTACGCCGATCTCTCCACGAATCTCGACGCCGAGCTGCGGCGTTTGGCGGCGTTCCTCGGCGTTCCGGTGGACGAGCGGGTCTGGCCGTCGCTGCTCGCGGCCGCGAGCTTCAGCGCGATGCGCGAGCGCGCCGACGAGATCGCGCCGGGCGCCCATTTCGCCGAGTGGCGGAGCAATCGCGACTTCTTCCGGAGCGCGCGTCGCGGCTCCTGGCGCGATCAGCTGAGTTCCGAGAACCAGGCGCTCTACGAGGAGATCGCCGCGACGCGGCTCGGGGCCCGCCTCAAGGCGTGGCTCGAGGGCGGCCGCGCGGCGGCCGGCGATCCGCGCGCCGCCTGA
- a CDS encoding ABC-F family ATP-binding cassette domain-containing protein has product MIRLESVSKQHAGRILFLDASMAVFRGEKIGLVGPNGAGKSTIFRLIVGEEEPDSGGVLVEKRASIGYFSQSVGEMQGRSVLEETIAGAGEVAAVAHELHELELAMADPARHGEPGELDRLVARFGDVQHRFDELDGYGLESRARAILAGLGFAPAVIERDVGELSGGWKMRTALARILLMQPDALLLDEPTNHLDIESILWLEGFLRDFEGALVMTSHDRAFMNRLVTRIVEIDGGELASYSGDFDFYERQGVVNAQQAEAQYARQQAMLAKEEAFIARFKARASHAAQVQSRVKKLEKIEKVEPPRRRRVVTFDFPKPPRSGDDVCKLLRVDKAFGERRVHHHLDFTIRRRERWCVMGVNGAGKSTLLKLIAGETAPDAGTVAIGGSVRLGYFAQHAMELLDPTRTVIGTLEAAHPRASFGSLRMLAGAFDFSGDDVEKSVRVLSGGERARLVLAAMLFDPPNFLVLDEPTNHLDLATKDMLVGALGDFDGTMIFVSHDRSVLRGLSNRVLELGGPDGPVQYGGGYAEYVEATGYEAPGVRV; this is encoded by the coding sequence ATGATCCGTCTCGAGTCCGTCTCCAAGCAACACGCCGGTCGCATCCTCTTCCTCGACGCGTCGATGGCCGTCTTCCGCGGTGAGAAGATCGGCCTCGTCGGTCCGAACGGCGCCGGCAAGTCGACGATCTTCCGCCTGATCGTCGGCGAGGAAGAGCCGGACTCCGGCGGTGTTCTCGTCGAGAAGCGCGCTTCAATCGGCTACTTCTCGCAGTCCGTCGGCGAGATGCAGGGGCGGAGCGTGCTCGAGGAAACGATCGCGGGCGCGGGCGAGGTGGCGGCCGTCGCGCACGAGCTGCACGAGCTCGAGCTCGCGATGGCCGACCCGGCACGTCACGGCGAGCCCGGCGAGCTCGACAGGCTCGTGGCCCGCTTCGGCGACGTGCAGCATCGCTTCGACGAGCTCGACGGCTACGGTCTGGAATCTCGGGCGCGTGCGATCCTCGCGGGCCTCGGCTTCGCGCCCGCGGTGATCGAGCGCGACGTCGGCGAGCTGTCGGGCGGCTGGAAGATGCGGACCGCCCTCGCCCGCATCCTCCTGATGCAACCGGACGCGCTCCTCCTCGACGAGCCGACGAACCACCTCGACATCGAGTCCATCCTCTGGCTCGAGGGCTTTCTCCGCGACTTCGAAGGCGCGCTCGTCATGACGTCCCACGATCGCGCGTTCATGAACCGGCTGGTCACCCGCATCGTCGAGATCGACGGCGGCGAGCTCGCCTCCTACAGCGGCGACTTCGACTTCTACGAGCGCCAGGGCGTAGTGAACGCCCAACAGGCCGAGGCCCAGTATGCTCGCCAGCAAGCGATGCTCGCCAAGGAGGAGGCATTCATCGCCCGCTTCAAGGCGCGCGCGAGCCACGCGGCACAGGTGCAGTCGCGCGTGAAGAAGCTCGAGAAGATCGAGAAGGTCGAACCGCCGCGGCGTCGCCGGGTCGTGACGTTCGACTTCCCGAAGCCGCCCCGCTCCGGCGACGACGTCTGCAAGCTCCTGCGCGTCGACAAGGCCTTCGGAGAGCGCCGCGTCCACCACCACCTCGACTTCACCATCCGCCGCCGCGAGCGCTGGTGCGTCATGGGCGTGAACGGCGCCGGCAAGAGCACGCTCTTGAAGCTGATCGCCGGCGAGACGGCGCCGGACGCCGGGACGGTGGCGATCGGCGGCAGCGTGCGGCTCGGGTACTTCGCGCAGCACGCCATGGAACTGCTCGACCCGACGCGCACCGTCATCGGGACGCTCGAGGCGGCGCACCCGCGCGCCTCGTTCGGCTCGCTCCGCATGCTCGCGGGCGCGTTCGACTTCTCCGGTGACGACGTCGAGAAGAGCGTCCGCGTGCTGTCCGGCGGCGAACGCGCCCGCCTCGTCCTCGCGGCGATGCTCTTCGACCCCCCGAACTTCCTCGTGCTCGACGAGCCGACGAACCACCTCGACCTCGCGACCAAGGACATGCTGGTCGGGGCGCTCGGCGACTTCGACGGTACGATGATCTTCGTCTCGCACGACCGCTCCGTGCTGCGCGGGCTCTCGAACCGGGTGCTCGAGCTCGGCGGACCGGACGGCCCCGTGCAGTACGGCGGCGGATACGCCGAGTACGTCGAGGCGACGGGCTACGAGGCGCCGGGCGTCCGCGTCTAG
- a CDS encoding TIGR03084 family protein, whose product MFQQPLDFRDESEALYGVLAALPDADFGRRTQFKGWTIHDVVSHLHFWNWAADLSLNDPAGFADFVGNALAEMGRGRGIREVETDLLDDRTGRARVEQWREFYLGMTARFLAADPKKRVAWAGPDMSVRSSISARLMETWAHGQEVYDLLGRECAHTDRIKNVADLGVRTFGWAYVNRGRPVPAPAPEVRLTAPSGAVWTWNEGESGNRVTGSAVDFCRVVTQTRNVADTGLRVTGPIAVDWLAIAQCFAGPPQDPPAPGTRFAQ is encoded by the coding sequence ATGTTCCAGCAACCGCTCGATTTTCGAGACGAGAGCGAGGCGCTCTACGGCGTGCTCGCCGCGCTTCCAGACGCCGACTTCGGGCGGCGGACCCAGTTCAAGGGCTGGACGATTCACGACGTCGTGAGCCACCTGCACTTCTGGAACTGGGCCGCCGATCTCTCCCTGAACGATCCCGCCGGGTTCGCCGACTTCGTGGGGAACGCGCTCGCCGAGATGGGCAGGGGCCGCGGGATCCGCGAGGTCGAGACGGACCTGCTCGACGACAGGACCGGACGCGCCCGCGTGGAACAGTGGCGCGAGTTCTACCTGGGGATGACCGCGCGCTTCCTCGCCGCCGACCCGAAAAAGCGCGTCGCCTGGGCCGGGCCGGACATGAGCGTCCGCTCGAGCATCAGCGCCCGCCTCATGGAGACCTGGGCGCACGGCCAGGAGGTCTACGACCTCCTCGGTCGGGAGTGCGCGCACACCGACCGCATCAAGAACGTCGCCGACCTCGGTGTCCGCACCTTCGGGTGGGCCTACGTGAACCGCGGGCGTCCCGTGCCGGCGCCGGCGCCGGAGGTGCGGCTCACGGCGCCCTCGGGCGCCGTCTGGACCTGGAACGAGGGGGAGAGCGGGAATCGTGTCACCGGGAGCGCGGTCGACTTCTGCCGCGTCGTGACGCAGACGCGGAACGTCGCCGACACGGGACTCCGCGTGACCGGGCCGATCGCCGTGGACTGGCTGGCGATCGCGCAGTGCTTCGCGGGGCCGCCGCAGGATCCGCCGGCGCCGGGAACGCGCTTCGCGCAGTGA
- a CDS encoding nitronate monooxygenase: MRSPICDLLGIEFPLLAFSHCRDVVTEVSRAGGMGVFGAVSLPPDRLEEELRWIDDHVGGKPYGVDLIVPNKIAGKGQSLSTSDLLGLVPEEHKAYAAGILARYGIETDDLDDARRSHLSLGKNLQEAGAAASLEVAFRHPIKLIANALGVPPQLMLDLGSRHGVPVAALVGSKQHAIRQVQAGVDILVVAGGEAGGHCGDVSTLVLVPEVWEAIQPYRNAPILAAGGIVTGRQMAACMAMGAAGAWTGSVWLTTNEAETNPVVKDKMIAASSRDTVRSRARTGKHSRQLRSPWTDAWESPEAPTPLPMPLQSFVSEPALRKVDKLAEGGHAGAQQLATYWVGQGVGLMNQRKSVRAVMQEFKEDFLTAYERLTTCLAE, encoded by the coding sequence ATGCGCTCACCGATCTGCGACCTGCTCGGTATCGAGTTCCCGTTGCTCGCGTTCAGCCACTGCCGCGACGTCGTGACCGAGGTGTCGCGCGCCGGCGGCATGGGGGTCTTCGGCGCCGTGAGCCTGCCGCCCGACCGCCTCGAGGAGGAGCTGCGCTGGATCGACGATCACGTCGGGGGCAAGCCGTACGGCGTCGATCTGATCGTGCCGAACAAGATCGCGGGGAAGGGGCAATCGCTCTCGACGAGCGACCTCCTCGGACTCGTTCCCGAGGAGCACAAGGCATATGCGGCGGGCATCCTGGCGCGCTACGGCATCGAGACCGACGACCTGGACGACGCTCGGCGCAGCCACTTGAGTCTCGGAAAGAACCTCCAAGAGGCGGGCGCGGCAGCCTCACTCGAGGTCGCCTTCCGGCATCCGATCAAGTTGATCGCAAACGCGCTCGGCGTCCCGCCGCAGCTCATGCTCGATCTGGGATCGAGGCACGGCGTGCCGGTCGCGGCGCTCGTCGGGAGCAAGCAGCACGCGATCCGCCAGGTGCAGGCGGGCGTCGACATCCTGGTCGTCGCGGGCGGCGAGGCGGGCGGCCACTGCGGCGACGTTTCGACCCTGGTGCTCGTGCCCGAGGTGTGGGAGGCGATCCAACCCTACCGCAATGCGCCGATCCTCGCCGCCGGAGGCATCGTCACCGGACGGCAGATGGCGGCGTGTATGGCGATGGGCGCGGCGGGCGCGTGGACGGGCTCGGTCTGGCTCACCACCAACGAGGCCGAGACCAATCCTGTCGTGAAGGACAAGATGATCGCTGCGTCCTCGCGCGACACGGTCCGCTCGCGGGCGCGGACGGGCAAGCACTCACGCCAGCTACGGTCACCGTGGACCGACGCCTGGGAGAGCCCGGAGGCGCCGACGCCGCTGCCGATGCCGCTCCAGTCGTTCGTGAGCGAGCCGGCGCTCCGTAAGGTCGACAAGCTCGCCGAGGGCGGGCACGCGGGGGCGCAACAGCTCGCGACGTACTGGGTCGGACAGGGCGTCGGGCTCATGAACCAGCGGAAGTCGGTGCGCGCCGTGATGCAGGAGTTCAAAGAGGACTTTCTCACGGCCTACGAGCGGCTCACGACCTGTCTCGCCGAGTGA